In the genome of Arvicola amphibius chromosome 2, mArvAmp1.2, whole genome shotgun sequence, the window GGCAGAGGTGCAGGCGGCGGCTGTTGCAGCTGGGACGGAGGATCGCTGCCTGGCTCCCCAGTAGGAGTGCGGCTCAGCCCCAGGCTGCTGTCGTGCAGCTTGCGAACGTGCTTCTTGAGGTCAAAGTTCCTGCAGAAGCCCTTGCCGCACGTGGGGCAGGTGAAAGGCTTCTTGTCGTTGTGAGTGTGCATATGGAAGGTGAGGTTATACACCTGGTGGAAAGCCTTGTTGCAGATATTGCACTTGAACTGCTTCTCCCCGCTGTGGGTCAACTTGTGGTTTTTGTAGTTccctgaaagagaaaaatagccGGGATAAGGTTCAGGAGAGAGCTTGACAAGGAGATAGAAGATGCAAACAAGGTAAGGAGACAGGCTGAAGAGCTAACACAGCTCTGGCCCAGGGTGCAGGGCGCTGGGTCTCCTGAATTTATTTTTGAGCACACTGCGTTTATTTCCTCTACATTTCATACACATTCATTTATCCAATTATACTAAACGAAAACTGGAGGTTACAAAGAAGTGCCCTTTGATGAGTCAAATATGCATTTTCTAACTCTGGTCAGACCCGAGGGTAGGGAGTCAGAACGCGGCCTTCCTCAGGTAAGCACTTACAGGTCATTTTCAAGATTGAATCGAGAAGATTCAATCCCGCTTTCCGAAGACCCAATATGAGAAGTCATCTCCTGGGTTCAATACCTTTTTGATGAAATCCTTTGCCACAGAATTCACACACGAATGGTTTGTAGCCCGCGTGGATCCGGGTATGTGTGTTTAACGTGGAACTTCTATTAAATGCTTTACCGCACTGGTTGCATTTGTGGGGTTTTTCCTaagcagcagagagaaaggaaagaatagcGCCTTTAATTTGAGGTACTTTGTTATTTTGATGCGGAGTCCTACCAGCACAATATACTAACACCCCGAAGCTTTTAAACAGAACAAAGGCAACAATACAAAACATCTCCCCAGTCCAGCCAGCGCAGTTCAACAGATCTTCTGCTAAAGAACGAGGCTCTGCCGcctgctttttttggggggggtggggagaggggtggggagcAAACACTTCCGAACTCTACCGGGTAAAATTATACAGAGGAACATACTTGCGTGTGAATGATCTTATGCCTACAAAGGGTGCTGGCTTGCCGGAAACCTTTGCCACACACTTTGCAAACGAAGGGTCTGGCTCCTGTGTGCACCGGCATGTGACGGGTTAAATTATAGTGCGCGTTAAAGaccttaaaaataaacacattgaaaCAGGTTAGATGACCAAGAGATTTGAATTCGAAgtggacagaggaagaaagggggagaaaaagaagtttTACCCCCACTCTCAAAATACTAAAATGGGAtcgagggaggaagaaaggaaagggaagagaaaggaagggaagggaagggaagggaagggaagggaagggaaggaaggaaggaaggaaggaaggaaggaaggaaggaaggaaggaaggaaggaaggaagtccttTTTGCTTAATACCTTTCCACAGACTTCACAAGTGAAAACTTTGGGTTTGGCATTTGGAGAGCCGCGACTGAAATCCGAGGTTTTGAATGCGATTTTTTCAGACAAAAGTTGGGCGCTTTCTTTCATATAATGCTGCAGCTGAGCCTGGGACAGGTCTTTGAAAGCTACACCCGAAGGGAGCTTCTCCACCGCCGGGACAACCAGTTTGTTCCTTTCGGCTAAATATGTTTTTGGCTGTGGGTGCAAAGGGGAACTAAGAAAGTAGGAGGCCACCGGGTGGATGTTCACGCCCGCAGCCGGGTGGCACGGGCCATCACCTCGGTTCAGGTAGCACAGGGCGCCCATGGCGTGGAAGGACGAGTGGTTGACCACACGCGGCCTTACCAGCTTGTACTGCTGCAGGGGCAGCGCTTCGCGGGCCAGGTCGCCCTTGAGACTTAGCGCGCAGT includes:
- the Fezf1 gene encoding fez family zinc finger protein 1 isoform X1 — translated: MDSSCLNATTKMLATAPARGNVMNTSKPLAFSIERIMARTPEPKALPVPHFLHGAMAKGDPKHSLHLSSSIPCMIPFVPVAYDTSSKAGVTGSESRKPSLEAPAPPAVPSAPAFSCSDLLNCALSLKGDLAREALPLQQYKLVRPRVVNHSSFHAMGALCYLNRGDGPCHPAAGVNIHPVASYFLSSPLHPQPKTYLAERNKLVVPAVEKLPSGVAFKDLSQAQLQHYMKESAQLLSEKIAFKTSDFSRGSPNAKPKVFTCEVCGKVFNAHYNLTRHMPVHTGARPFVCKVCGKGFRQASTLCRHKIIHTQEKPHKCNQCGKAFNRSSTLNTHTRIHAGYKPFVCEFCGKGFHQKGNYKNHKLTHSGEKQFKCNICNKAFHQVYNLTFHMHTHNDKKPFTCPTCGKGFCRNFDLKKHVRKLHDSSLGLSRTPTGEPGSDPPSQLQQPPPAPLPPLQPTLPPPGPLQSGLHQGHQ
- the Fezf1 gene encoding fez family zinc finger protein 1 isoform X2; the protein is MDSSCLNATTKMLATAPARGNVMNTSKPLAFSIERIMARTPEPKALPVPHFLHGAMAKGDPKHSLHLSSSIPCMIPFVPVAYDTSSKAGVTGSESRKPSLEAPAPPAVPSAPAFSCSDLLNCALSLKGDLAREALPLQQYKLPKTYLAERNKLVVPAVEKLPSGVAFKDLSQAQLQHYMKESAQLLSEKIAFKTSDFSRGSPNAKPKVFTCEVCGKVFNAHYNLTRHMPVHTGARPFVCKVCGKGFRQASTLCRHKIIHTQEKPHKCNQCGKAFNRSSTLNTHTRIHAGYKPFVCEFCGKGFHQKGNYKNHKLTHSGEKQFKCNICNKAFHQVYNLTFHMHTHNDKKPFTCPTCGKGFCRNFDLKKHVRKLHDSSLGLSRTPTGEPGSDPPSQLQQPPPAPLPPLQPTLPPPGPLQSGLHQGHQ